AGACCAGCACAGAGCTGGAACTCGACACGAAATCCAAATTGATCAGCGCACTGAAATGCGGGTGATCCGTTATCATTTGTTCCAACTGCAGAATGGCGTTTGGTTCGCTGCCGTCGTTATGACGAACTTCTAGCATGTCTATCTCTGTATGCTGCGCCACATAATCCTGAAGTCCCTGTAGCCGTTGGGTCAACCCAAGCATATGAGGCATCCCGGATTGGACCAGAATCATACCCTTGCCGCCAAGCAGTGTGTCTACGGTCTGACCGATCACAATACCGGTCTTATAGTTATCAGCTCCGATAAACGCATTCCGCTGACTGGACGGGGAGTCGGACTCAAAGCATATAACCGGGATCCCGCTGGATACAGCTTTGTTGATGACATCTATCAGTGCCTCAGAGTCAACAGGATCGATGGCTATGCCGTCAACCTCCTGCTTGATCATCATCTCCATGATCCGAATCTGCTGCTCCAGGTTTGCCTCATCCGGAGCTTGAACTATAACTTTGATGTCATGGTCGGCGGCTGCAGCTTCGGCATTCTCCGTTACCATTTCGTACGTATCGTTTACCATAGGATAGATTATGCCGAAGGTTAGCCGGGGTCCGCCGCTTGCAGCGGTTGTAGGTACCTCGTCAATCGGTTCTCGGACATTCACCCCGCTCTTGGTCCCTATACACCCACTGAAAATAAAGGTGAACCCCAATAGCAGCGCCAGTGTCTTAAACGTTTGGTAGCGGACTGTCACATCCGTTTCCCTCCTTTGGCGCTGGTTTCTGCCAGTTTACTCGGATGTCCTTGTTTGCGGTACTCCATTGGTGTCATTCCGGTAACTTTCTTGAACAGGTTAGAGAAGTAATGCTGATCGTTGTAGCCTACCTGAAAAGCGATCTCAAAGGTTTTGTACCGGGTTGTTTTAAGCATTTCTTTCGCCTTGCCAATCCTAGTGGCAGTTAAGTACTCTGTCATTGTCTGCCCGGTTTCCTGGCTGAAAACTTTGCTGAGATGGCTGGAGCTGACTCCGATCTGTTTTGAAGTTTCATGAAGGGAGAGCTGGTCATTGTGATAATTTTCCCGGATGTAAAGTTTGACTTTCTCGATCAACTCTCCATATTTTCCAGAACCTTCAGACCGCCATTTCCAGAGCCGGTCGAATACTTCAAGGAAATAATCCTGACATTCTTCACCCCTGGAAATATTCTGGATTTTCTTCTGCAGCTCTTGCATCGTTTCTGTAGGATTACTGTCAGAACGGAAGGTTAGCTTTGCTGTCTGGACTAACTCTAAAGTGATGTCATTGATCAGGTAGTAGGCATACATGGAATTCCAGTTTATCTGATTAAGTCCGGAAGCAAACTGACGGATAAAGCCAGGGGCCTCCTGAGGAGTGCCCAGCTTTAAAAAATCAATTAGACGATTGCGGTCTAGCAGCACACTGTCAGGAGAATGATCGATCGAAGCCTCTATCATTGCCTCTTTGTTCTGTCTAGACAGCTTCTTGAACATTCTGTCGTCCTCAGCCTCCTGGAAGGAAAGATGTATCCCCTGAAGACGTTCATGGATATCTCCACAGCTTATAGACAGTTGCAAGTCTGCATGGAATTTTTTATGCTTCAATACTTGAATCAGAGTATCCATTCTGCCGGAAATTTGATCCGGCTGGCCGCCCTTCAGAATAACCACTGTTTCGTTACGGCTCCGCCTGAAAAAGCAGAGTTCAGGATACTCGATCAGTGTGTTTACAAGCAACTGCTCAGCAGCCTGAACCTGAGACTGGTCCATATCCGATTCATTAAGGGAAGATGGAATAAAGGACAGGATAACGGCTGCGTAATAAGGAGCCATAAGCATCAGGTCCAGTTGAGCTGCCGCCTCGATGGCGGCTCCAGTGCCGATTAGGCCTCCGCATAGATCAGCATACAGCTTGTCAGGGGTGTACGTATTTTTTTGTTTTAACCGATGCTCTTCGTCAATTCTGGCGCTGACAGCATGCAGCATATGAATAAGTTCCGCAGCGCTGACCGGTTTCAGGCAATAATCCTCAACGCCAAGCCGGAGCGCAGTCTGGGCATACTGAAAATCAT
This Paenibacillus sp. FSL R5-0345 DNA region includes the following protein-coding sequences:
- a CDS encoding sugar ABC transporter substrate-binding protein → MTVRYQTFKTLALLLGFTFIFSGCIGTKSGVNVREPIDEVPTTAASGGPRLTFGIIYPMVNDTYEMVTENAEAAAADHDIKVIVQAPDEANLEQQIRIMEMMIKQEVDGIAIDPVDSEALIDVINKAVSSGIPVICFESDSPSSQRNAFIGADNYKTGIVIGQTVDTLLGGKGMILVQSGMPHMLGLTQRLQGLQDYVAQHTEIDMLEVRHNDGSEPNAILQLEQMITDHPHFSALINLDFVSSSSSVLVWKAKGLNRYNVALGLTPYVNQSIENGQITRIISQNEQNWGQAIINNLRKLAQDETLPEFINTEITEIRN
- a CDS encoding response regulator; translation: MKKVMLVDDEILIRESIRDSIDWKKEGFFYSGDAPDGELALPLIEEQVPDILITDIKMPFMNGLELTSVVRQRFPDIKIIILSGHDDFQYAQTALRLGVEDYCLKPVSAAELIHMLHAVSARIDEEHRLKQKNTYTPDKLYADLCGGLIGTGAAIEAAAQLDLMLMAPYYAAVILSFIPSSLNESDMDQSQVQAAEQLLVNTLIEYPELCFFRRSRNETVVILKGGQPDQISGRMDTLIQVLKHKKFHADLQLSISCGDIHERLQGIHLSFQEAEDDRMFKKLSRQNKEAMIEASIDHSPDSVLLDRNRLIDFLKLGTPQEAPGFIRQFASGLNQINWNSMYAYYLINDITLELVQTAKLTFRSDSNPTETMQELQKKIQNISRGEECQDYFLEVFDRLWKWRSEGSGKYGELIEKVKLYIRENYHNDQLSLHETSKQIGVSSSHLSKVFSQETGQTMTEYLTATRIGKAKEMLKTTRYKTFEIAFQVGYNDQHYFSNLFKKVTGMTPMEYRKQGHPSKLAETSAKGGKRM